The Zygosaccharomyces rouxii strain CBS732 chromosome G complete sequence genome contains a region encoding:
- the OCA6 gene encoding protein-tyrosine-phosphatase (similar to uniprot|Q6Q559 Saccharomyces cerevisiae YDR067C which is a model system for studying replication of positive-strand RNA viruses in their natural hosts) encodes MTSLVAPLQFNIVQFDFYRGSYPREINLPFLKNLRLKYILSLTPEPLTNDPVMAKFCDENGIENIHIQCCKKKENKDKDKDKDKSTPKVKKKKKPVPIEYSVVIECVKFLIDRRHYPCYMHCTNGELVTSLVVACLRKFSYWSTVSILNEFLAYNSSINIHERNFIEQFHSEIEIDNLNLKDKVPWISLQHVGWNKEDKVQNAEITRINSVPGMLPKLKFHSL; translated from the coding sequence ATGACGTCGTTAGTAGCACCATTACAGTTTAACATAGTACAGTTTGACTTTTACAGGGGGTCCTACCCTAGAGAAATCAATCTGCCGTTCCTCAAGAATCTCAGGTTGAAATATATACTCTCACTTACGCCTGAACCGTTGACTAATGATCCAGTAATGGCAAAATTCTGTGATGAGAATGGAATTGAGAATATCCACATTCAATGTtgtaagaagaaagagaataaaGATAAGGATAAGGATAAGGATAAAAGTACACCCAAAgttaaaaagaagaagaaacctGTTCCAATCGAATACTCAGTTGTTATAGAATGCGTTAAGTTTCTCATTGACAGGCGACATTATCCATGTTATATGCATTGTACTAACGGTGAATTAGTTACATCCCTGGTAGTGGCCTGTCTAAGGAAATTCTCATATTGGAGTACggtttcaattttaaatgAATTTCTAGCCTATAATTCGAGCATTAATATACATGAACGTAACTTTATCGAACAATTCCATTCAGAAATTGAGATTGATAACTTAAACCTAAAAGATAAAGTACCATGGATTAGTTTACAACATGTCGGATGGAATAAGGAAGATAAAGTACAGAATGCtgaaattacaagaattaatAGCGTTCCTGGTATGTTACCcaaattaaaatttcataGTCTTTAA
- the DDI1 gene encoding Ddi1p (similar to uniprot|P40087 Saccharomyces cerevisiae YER143W DDI1 DNA damage-inducible v-SNARE binding protein contains a ubiquitin-associated (UBA) domain may act as a negative regulator of constitutive exocytosis may play a role in S-phase checkpoint control), giving the protein MNLTISNETNEEVYGPLEVSDDMTLPDLVALIELECGFDRSKHDLYHSVTLLDPNDTKSLTAIGMGDNELLLIRNKVTASAAGAGATNADSMSDDAFVEQFRQELLRNQPLRQQLSWQIPEIDRMIEDEQLFRQRLGPLILQRRYGFGADSGPQNPFGIPQEEYARLMNDPDDPSNQQKIAELINQQEIDEQMRNALEYTPEMFTTVHMLFIHLEINGHPVKAFVDTGAQATIMSTKLAERTGLARLIDRRFVGEARGVGTGKIIGRIHQAQVRIETQFIPCSFTVLDTEVDLLLGLDMLKRHQALIDLGKDSLKIAGVETRFLGESEIPKAFTAQAPEAHQQKTEQGPGQTLGATPGGSAPTPAAPRPSAARANRPKSHDESNIKQLTDLGFSRSEAINALDQTDGNAELAASLLFG; this is encoded by the coding sequence ATGAATTTAACGATATCGAATGAAACTAATGAAGAAGTCTACGGACCATTAGAAGTTAGTGATGATATGACACTACCAGATTTAGTGGCCTTGATTGAACTAGAGTGTGGTTTTGACCGTTCAAAACATGATCTTTACCACAGTGTAACTTTACTGGATCCTAACGATACTAAGTCTTTAACTGCTATTGGGATGGGTGACAACGAACTTTTGCTTATAAGGAACAAGGTGACAGCTTCTGCAGCTGGTGCAGGTGCCACTAATGCAGATTCTATGAGTGACGATGCCTTTGTGGAACAGTTTAGACAGGAGTTGCTTCGTAACCAACCATTGAGACAACAGTTGTCGTGGCAGATTCCTGAGATAGATAGAAtgattgaagatgaacaacTATTCAGACAAAGACTGGGGCCTCTGATTTTACAGAGGAGATATGGATTCGGTGCTGATTCAGGTCCACAAAATCCATTTGGCATTCCTCAGGAGGAATATGCAAGACTGATGAACGATCCTGATGACCCTTCAAACCAACAAAAGATCGCagaattgataaatcaACAGGAAATTGATGAACAAATGCGAAATGCATTAGAATATACACCTGAAATGTTCACTACTGTACACATGTTGTTCATACATTTAGAAATTAACGGTCACCCTGTGAAGGCATTTGTCGATACAGGGGCTCAAGCAACGATTATGTCAACTAAATTAGCCGAAAGAACCGGATTGGCCAGATTAATCGATAGAAGATTTGTTGGTGAAGCTCGTGGTGTAGGAACAGGTAAAATTATCGGTAGAATTCATCAAGCTCAAGTCAGAATTGAAACTCAATTTATTCCCTGCAGTTTCACTGTGTTGGACACTGAAGTTGATCTTTTGCTTGGATTAGACATGTTAAAAAGACATCAAGCATTAATCGATTTGGGTAAGGATTCGTTGAAAATTGCGGGTGTCGAGACTAGATTTCTTGGTGAGTCAGAGATACCAAAGGCATTTACAGCTCAAGCTCCAGAGGCACACCAACAGAAAACAGAACAGGGCCCGGGTCAAACACTGGGGGCTACACCTGGTGGATCAGCGCCTACGCCAGCTGCGCCAAGACCATCAGCTGCAAGGGCGAACCGACCAAAATCCCATGACGAGAGTAACATCAAACAGTTGACAGATTTAGGGTTTTCGAGATCTGAGGCGATTAATGCTTTGGATCAAACGGACGGTAATGCAGAATTAGCAGCCTCCCTTCTCTTTGGCTAA
- the MAG1 gene encoding DNA-3-methyladenine glycosylase II (similar to uniprot|P22134 Saccharomyces cerevisiae YER142C MAG1 3-methyl-adenine DNA glycosylase involved in protecting DNA against alkylating agents initiates base excision repair by removing damaged bases to create abasic sites that are subsequently repaired) translates to MKRPLETDGYDENDDEKEISGGIVASVIPDEFLEKHSSEFHKACRHIMRIDKSLVEIILKGDFPLFLKDKREVDFQFYYDKLASAIISQQISGIAAKSIKKRLIDYFGGKFPAFGELHDELVDPIKRQKVQACGFSARKMEYLESLTNYFCEKENSIKDLFANGTDDEIVEQLTKNIKGIGPWSSKMFLLTGLSRMDVFAPDDLGIARGFSKYLSDKPLLVEELKRNRVAAKRSKIKHKKLNWVIYDDDLMEKFAAQFSPYRSVLMFILWRMAATNVEAMANNEKEFVSN, encoded by the coding sequence ATGAAGAGACCCTTGGAAACAGATGGAtatgatgagaatgatgatgaaaaggaaattaGCGGTGGTATAGTTGCTAGTGTTATACCTGATGAGTTTTTAGAGAAGCATTCATCAGAGTTCCATAAGGCTTGTAGGCACATTATGAGGATTGATAAATCTTTGGTAGAAATAATACTAAAAGGTGATTTCCCActatttttgaaagataaaCGTGAAGTGGATTTCCAGTTTTACTATGATAAGTTGGCGAGTGCTATTATTTCTCAACAGATCAGCGGTATAGCTGCCAAGAGTATTAAAAAAAGGCTAATAGACTACTTTGGTGGTAAGTTCCCGGCGTTTGGAGAGTTACATGATGAGTTAGTTGATCCTATCAAGAGGCAAAAGGTACAAGCTTGTGGATTTAGTGCTAGGAAAATGGAATACCTCGAATCATTGACGAACTATTTTTGTGAGAAGGAGAATTCAATTAAAGATTTATTTGCCAATGGTACAGATGATGAGATCGTGGAACAATTGACTAAAAATATTAAGGGGATTGGACCTTGGAGCTCAAAGATGTTTTTACTTACAGGTTTATCTAGAATGGATGTCTTTGCTCCGGATGATTTGGGAATTGCAAGAggattttccaaatatctATCAGATAAACCACTGTTGGTGGAAGAACTTAAGAGAAACAGGGTTGCTGCTAAACGTAGTAAAATTAAACACAAGAAATTAAACTGGGTTAtttatgatgatgatctGATGGAGAAATTTGCCGCCCAATTTTCACCATATAGGTCGGTTCTAATGTTCATACTTTGGAGAATGGCAGCTACAAATGTGGAAGCTATGGCcaataatgaaaaggaGTTTGTCAGCAACTAA
- the COX15 gene encoding Cox15p (similar to uniprot|P40086 Saccharomyces cerevisiae YER141W COX15 Protein required for the hydroxylation of heme O to form heme A which is an essential prosthetic group for cytochrome c oxidase): protein MLLRSVLGRIGPKFPSCRPLLANSRFNFSRNWSSLRSYSNFNAIKLDSNGFSRGFFSSTRPLNSSTASQEAIPSSIQPPKRLINSSKWVGYWLIGTSGLVFGIVVLGGLTRLTESGLSITEWRPVTGTLPPMSQEEWEEEFAKYKESPEFKQINSSIDLDEFKFIFFMEWIHRLWGRAIGAVFVLPAAYFALARKTSARVNRRLFGLAFLLGFQGFIGWWMVKSGLDQDDLDERKSKPTVSPYRLATHLGCAFLLYLGMIWTGLEVLREKNFVKDPAKALETFKTLDNPLLRPLRRMSLGILALTFCTTMSGALVAGLDAGWIYNTFPKMGENWIPPKRELMDANFAHKEDKSDLWWRNLLENPTTVQLNHRLFGIATFGAVFALHMYGVKKKHIVPKAADRTLKAMMGLVTLQVGLGITTLLWLVPIPLASAHQAGALAVFTSAILLAAQLRKPRIPMKLLINGLHMQELRKGGSKILAEAAKQPKLK, encoded by the coding sequence ATGCTTTTGAGGAGTGTTTTAGGTCGCATTGGGCCCAAGTTCCCTAGCTGTAGGCCTCTTTTAGCAAATAGTAGGTTCAATTTCAGTAGAAATTGGTCGAGTTTGAGATCTTATTCTAACTTCAATGCTATTAAGTTAGATTCTAATGGATTCAGCAGAggattcttttcttctacTCGTCCATTGAATAGTAGTACCGCTTCCCAAGAGGCTATTCCGTCATCGATTCAACCTCCCAAAAGgttgatcaattcttcaaaatggGTTGGTTATTGGCTGATAGGTACTTCTGGATTGGTATTTGGTATCGTCGTTTTAGGTGGTTTAACGAGGTTGACAGAATCTGGATTGAGTATTACTGAGTGGAGGCCTGTAACTGGTACGTTACCCCCAATGAGCCAAGAGGAATGGGAAGAAGAGTTTGCTAAATATAAGGAATCGCCAGAGTTTAAACagatcaattcttccattgACCTAGacgaattcaaattcatcttctttatgGAATGGATTCACAGATTATGGGGTCGTGCTATTGGTGCTGTATTCGTATTACCAGCAGCGTATTTTGCGCTAGCTAGAAAGACGTCAGCAAGAGTCAACAGAagattatttggattggCATTCTTGCTTGGATTCCAAGGATTTATTGGCTGGTGGATGGTTAAATCTGGTTTAGATCAGGATGATTTGGACGAGAGAAAATCTAAACCTACAGTGTCACCTTATAGATTGGCAACACACCTAGGATGTGCATTTTTATTGTATTTGGGTATGATTTGGACTGGATTGGAAGTTTtaagagaaaagaatttcGTTAAAGATCCTGCGAAGGCTCTTGAAACGTTTAAGACTCTTGATAATCCATTACTACGTCCCTTGAGAAGAATGTCTCTTGGTATTTTAGCTTTGACATTCTGTACAACGATGTCTGGTGCTCTGGTTGCCGGTTTAGATGCTGGATGGATCTACAACACTTTCCCCAAGATGGGCGAGAACTGGATACCGCCTAAACGTGAACTGATGGATGCTAATTTCGCCCATAAAGAAGATAAGAGTGATTTATGGTGGAGAaaccttttggaaaatcCAACTACAGTCCAACTGAACCACAGACTGTTTGGTATAGCTACTTTTGGCGCAGTATTTGCCTTACACATGTACGGTGTTAAGAAGAAGCATATAGTTCCTAAGGCCGCCGATCGTACTCTGAAGGCAATGATGGGTTTAGTTACCTTACAAGTTGGACTTGGTATCACCACTTTACTTTGGTTAGTTCCTATCCCTCTTGCATCTGCCCATCAAGCGGGTGCATTAGCGGTCTTTACAAGTGCCATCCTGCTTGCAGCTCAACTAAGAAAGCCAAGAATCCCAATGAAACTTCTCATCAACGGTTTACACATGCAAGAGTTGAGGAAGGGCGGCAGTAAAATTTTAGCTGAAGCTGCTAAGCAACCAAAATTGAAGTGA
- the EMP65 gene encoding Emp65p (similar to uniprot|P40085 Saccharomyces cerevisiae YER140W Hypothetical ORF): MDSRHGRQDSGTNKRSEAANKPPPIITTRSRALDRYLSLQTHIYREVVHAVEENGGDDDQRAGDLEDDYELEQLLNMVRIPPSLEKFMIWTLLACSDCFLHYFTITPLRVATGFIAKYWRGKNRRSSEMYNDRCMVCLILIAAFVLNSLDTSKAYHRIKRQSSVKLYMLFSVLEMANKMLASMGQSLFSVLFSRKNSQRVLSKRLLMQVLCLVYLISHGYVMVYQIVALNVAVNSYSNALLTLLLSMQFAEIKASLFKRIDKEGLFQISIADVVERYQLVLLLLVIAIRNMIAKSKSQSSIIPNSWTLHSTSSVITGILCGPMVNVIGSELVVDWVKHAYITKFNRIRPKIYDKFLLIVCKDHSTSLLKFRDRLGLPIPALVVSFVVMIRPSFTQALNFSSPLRCIMATSTLAIGFAILVVFKIGLHMLLIKWGQFILDGRQLNTAVTENEYVPGFLSDGLGRVDNKSRSIIHIRDFNVEPDSPSADENICNGKNVELSGASSQNDFSNDIPPGPNDLRQHKNSKNPRSLENVARYKMVSKQIW; this comes from the coding sequence ATGGATAGCCGTCATGGCCGTCAAGATTCTGGCACAAATAAACGTTCAGAAGCTGCTAATAAGCCACCACCCATAATTACTACTAGATCGAGGGCGCTTGACCGTTATTTAAGTCTACAAACTCATATTTACAGGGAAGTGGTACATGCTGTCGAAGAGAATGGAGGTGATGACGATCAAAGAGCGGGtgatttagaagatgattaTGAATTGGAACAACTACTAAATATGGTCAGAATCCCACCatctttggaaaagtttATGATTTGGACACTGCTGGCATGTTCAGATTGTTTCCTGCACTATTTCACGATCACACCTTTAAGAGTTGCTACTGGATTTATAGCCAAGTACTGGAGGGGTAAGAATCGTAGGTCTTCGGAGATGTACAATGACAGGTGTATGGTATGTTTGATACTAATCGCAGCATTTGTTCTCAACAGCCTGGATACTTCAAAAGCTTACCATAGGATTAAACGTCAAAGTAGTGTAAAATTATACATGTTATTCAGCGTTTTGGAGATGGCTAACAAAATGCTAGCCAGCATGGGTCAAAGTCTTTTCTCTGTACTGTTTTCAAGAAAGAACTCTCAAAGGGTGTTATCAAAGCGCCTACTTATGCAAGTACTATGTTTGGTTTATCTAATATCCCATGGATATGTGATGGTTTATCAAATAGTGGCATTAAATGTTGCAGTCAATTCATACTCCAATGCTCTTTTGACGCTACTACTATCGATGCAATTTGCGGAGATTAAAGCttcacttttcaaaagaatcgATAAAGAAGGCTTGTTCCAAATTTCCATAGCAGACGTTGTGGAAAGATACCAATTGGTGCTTCTGCTATTGGTCATAGCCATCAGAAATATGATAGCTAAATCCAAATCACAATCAAGCATCATACCGAATTCTTGGACGCTTCATTCCACTTCTTCTGTCATCACGGGAATCCTCTGTGGTCCCATGGTTAATGTGATTGGTAGTGAATTAGTGGTCGATTGGGTTAAACATGCATACATTACCAAGTTCAACCGCATACGCCCCAAGATCTACGACAAGTTTTTGCTCATTGTATGCAAAGACCATTCCACGTCTTTACTAAAATTTAGAGATCGTTTGGGACTACCAATTCCAGCACTTGTGGTATCATTTGTGGTAATGATAAGGCCATCATTTACTCAAGCATTGAACTTTTCAAGCCCTCTACGCTGCATAATGGCAACTTCTACCTTGGCCATTGGATTTGCAATACTTGTGGTTTTCAAGATTGGGTTACACATGCTACTAATCAAATGGGGACAATTCATTCTTGATGGTAGGCAATTGAACACTGCAGTAACTGAAAATGAGTACGTTCCGGGATTTCTTTCAGATGGTTTAGGTAGAGTCGACAATAAATCAAGATCAATTATCCACATACGTGACTTCAACGTGGAACCAGACTCACCAAGCGCCGATGAGAATATTTGTAATGGTAAAAATGTAGAACTCTCAGGGGCAAGCTCTCAAAATGATTTTTCGAACGATATACCGCCGGGTCCCAACGATCTACGACAGCACAAGAACAGTAAGAACCCGCGTTCGCTAGAGAACGTTGCACGCTATAAGATGGTCTCCAAGCAGATCTGGTGA
- the RTR1 gene encoding RNA polymerase II subunit B1 CTD phosphatase RTR1 (similar to uniprot|P40084 Saccharomyces cerevisiae YER139C Hypothetical ORF) — protein MTTVKSVQEEILKPLQRHKQLTVKEAEEISLGLIDTLCDSYCQDEATLQYLSMFFTPQLYQDLLDERNLNKWCGYPMCSRSPERIRDPFEVDDNTKRFLWENNPYAYLSIYCSKFHFRCSQFYQVQLSDESLFARTGIHLINQSSSELERLNEKYGVTLFEQLLREKASEDDMKSLVAGLRRLGIKNDNDNGTEKGDDQFETDLSKWLSDIKIVEHEEPELLGDLEKDG, from the coding sequence ATGACGACAGTTAAAAGTGTTCAAGaggaaattttgaaaccgTTACAGAGGCATAAGCAGCTAACGGTtaaagaagctgaagaaatATCACTGGGACTAATAGATACTTTATGTGATTCTTACTGTCAAGATGAAGCTACGTTGCAGTATTTGTCGATGTTCTTTACACCACAGTTGTACCAGGACCTACTTGATGAGAggaatttgaacaaatggTGTGGGTACCCCATGTGTAGCAGATCCCCTGAGAGGATAAGAGATCCATTTGAGGTAGATGATAATACaaaaagatttctttgGGAGAATAATCCATATGCTTATCTTTCCATATACTGCTctaaatttcattttagGTGTTCGCAGTTCTATCAAGTGCAATTATCAGATGAATCACTGTTCGCTAGAACAGGGATCCATTTGATTAATCAATCAAGCTCAGAATTGGAACGGTTGAATGAAAAGTACGGCGTGACTCTTTTCGAACAGTTGTTAAGGGAAAAGGcatcagaagatgatatgAAGTCGTTGGTTGCAGGGTTAAGAAGGTTAGGtattaaaaatgataatgataatggGACAGAAAAAGGTGATGATCAGTTTGAAACTGACCTTTCCAAATGGTTATCAGATATAAAAATTGTAGAACATGAAGAACCAGAACTTTTAGgagatttggaaaaggaCGGTTAA
- the RRG1 gene encoding Rrg1p (similar to uniprot|Q6Q5U4 Saccharomyces cerevisiae YDR065W Hypothetical ORF), whose translation MVQNFIHLPEHRQCVLHLYRHTLRNSKQCCHSQHLINRIKKITRQTIVKHRYDKSSWSVHFYLQKLYELNHLLIQRDVKTVWNLLTDVSKSKSKSKSKKSSTRSSRILKALQDIHQLKQDKGLQDPQIVREKLILNNYIKREQARNHLPRFIPEEYKTKLLLPLALHTVAMARLNSIHGKLVEGPPKVFLTHTTPMGHRIWFVRSAFNKKKRQSKTLGILIRREKNEGHKRWDYLRQCKSNAYWAQQEANWEQLIENKIVPQFDLNRYLDSQSIGKKKIECPPQLAHWLEPIGYSIQKLNQINADKAAYFRNYKNRVLLNGGQALYFENKSITMYQRRVKRFQQMVQNDLPYVVPFFPGRDLLSTLTKYRF comes from the coding sequence ATGGTTCAAAACTTTATTCATTTACCTGAACATAGGCAATGTGTGCTGCACCTTTATCGCCATACTCTGAGAAACTCTAAGCAATGTTGTCACTCCCAGCATCTCATTAACAGGATTAAAAAAATCACTAGACAAACTATTGTCAAGCATCGTTACGATAAATCAAGTTGGTCTGTGCATTTCTATTTACAGAAATTATACGAACTCAACCATTTGTTAATCCAAAGAGATGTTAAGACCGTTTGGAATCTTTTAACGGATGTatccaaatccaaatctaaatccaaatccaagaaatcaTCGACTCGAAGTTCAAGGATACTAAAAGCCCTACAAGATATCCATCAATTGAAACAAGACAAAGGCCTTCAAGATCCACAAATTGTtagagaaaaattgattttaaacAATTACATAAAAAGAGAACAGGCTCGAAATCATCTTCCGCGGTTTATTCCTGAAGAATACAAGACTAAATTGCTCCTTCCATTGGCATTACATACAGTAGCTATGGCTAGACTAAATTCTATTCATGGTAAACTGGTTGAAGGTCCACCCAAAGTTTTCTTGACCCATACGACTCCCATGGGACACAGGATATGGTTTGTTAGATCTGCCTTcaataagaaaaagagaCAATCAAAAACTCTAGGCATTTTAATACGAAGAGAGAAGAATGAAGGTCATAAACGGTGGGATTATCTGCGTCAATGTAAATCGAATGCATATTGGGCACAGCAGGAAGCCAATTGGGAACAACTGATTGAGAATAAGATCGTTCCACAATTTGATTTGAACAGATATCTTGATTCACAAAGCATAggtaagaaaaaaatcgaATGTCCACCACAGTTAGCACATTGGTTAGAACCTATTGGTTATTCaatccaaaaattaaatcaaaTCAATGCGGACAAGGCTGCATATTTCAGAAATTATAAGAATAGAGTCTTGCTCAATGGTGGTCAAGCAttgtattttgaaaataaaagtaTAACCATGTACCAGAGGAGAGTAAAAAGATTCCAGCAGATGGTACAAAACGACCTTCCCTATGTGGTTCCCTTCTTCCCAGGCAGAGATTTGCTTTCAACATTGACCAAATACCGGTTCTAA
- the RSR1 gene encoding Ras family GTPase RSR1 (similar to uniprot|P13856 Saccharomyces cerevisiae YGR152C RSR1 GTP-binding protein of the ras superfamily required for bud site selection, morphological changes in response to mating pheromone, and efficient cell fusion; localized to the plasma membrane; significantly similar to mammalian Rap GTPases) — protein MRDYKLVVLGAGGVGKSCLTVQFVQGVYLDTYDPTIEDSYRKTIEIDNKVFDLEILDTAGVAQFTAMRELYIKSGMGFLLVYSVTDRQSLEELLDLREQVLRIKDVSRVPMVLVGNKADLGDERVVSVEEGIEVSSKWGKVPFYETSALLRSNVDEVFVDLVRQIMRNELEAVNNNPKGTKGRAVTPAAATNVKRGGATPVHQVKAPTSKSRPNAQHRAHQRQQSKAAANGSTGKDQSSKKKQKDKCVIS, from the coding sequence ATGAGAGATTACAAATTAGTTGTGTTAGGTGCAGGAGGTGTTGGTAAGTCCTGTCTTACAGTTCAGTTCGTACAGGGCGTCTATCTGGACACCTATGACCCAACAATTGAAGATTCCTATAGGAAGACTATTGAAATTGACAACAAAGTGTTTGATTTGGAGATCCTCGATACTGCGGGTGTTGCACAGTTCACCGCTATGAGAGAATTGTATATCAAATCAGGGATGGGGTTTTTATTGGTTTATTCAGTTACTGATCGTCAATCTCTAGAAGAACTACTTGATCTTAGAGAACAGGTTTTGCGTATAAAGGATGTGAGTCGTGTACCAATGGTTCTAGTGGGAAATAAAGCCGATTTAGGAGATGAACGGGTAGTTAGTGTTGAGGAAGGTATTGAAGTTAGCAGTAAATGGGGGAAAGTTCCTTTTTATGAAACCAGTGCGTTATTGAGAAGTAATGTCGATGAAGTATTTGTAGATTTGGTAAGGCAGATAATGAgaaatgaattggaagcTGTTAATAACAATCCTAAGGGCACAAAAGGTCGTGCAGTGACACCAGCGGCAGCAACGAACGTTAAAAGAGGTGGTGCAACTCCGGTACATCAAGTGAAGGCACCTACTTCAAAGAGTCGTCCAAATGCACAGCATAGAGCACATCAGAGACAACAATCGAAGGCGGCTGCCAATGGTTCTACAGGCAAAGATCAATCGTCAAAGAAAAAGCAAAAGGACAAATGTGTAATTTCatga
- a CDS encoding uncharacterized protein (similar to gnl|GLV|KLLA0C12023g Kluyveromyces lactis KLLA0C12023g and some similarites with YGL105W uniprot|P46672 Saccharomyces cerevisiae YGL105W ARC1 Protein that binds tRNA and methionyl- and glutamyl-tRNA synthetases (Mes1p and Gus1p) delivering tRNA to them stimulating catalysis and ensuring their localization to the cytoplasm also binds quadruplex nucleic acids): protein MARRFLNVRSNLLTGLTIARRYHFNLVNLKVGITREVALHPHSDKLYVSQIQLACNETKQVCSGLRGIIPKESFENKLVVVVDNMKKCKLRREVSEAMVLCGQGSEGDVQLCRPANDSETLLGRNILLEGPGESELPPTRKIKPKEWESISSRLYVGDQNVVVYRQEDGVEKRLLVDGVPIVVDDLPRGSAVR, encoded by the coding sequence ATGGCTCGAAGATTTTTAAACGTACGGTCTAATCTCCTTACTGGCTTAACTATTGCAAGAAGGTAccatttcaatttggtcaatttaaAAGTTGGGATTACGAGGGAAGTGGCTTTGCATCCTCATTCTGATAAACTATACGTATCACAAATACAATTGGCCTGCAATGAAACTAAACAAGTTTGCAGTGGATTGAGAGGGATAATCCCCAAAGAATCATTTGAGAATAAGTTGGTGGTTGTAGTGGATAATATGAAAAAATGTAAACTTAGGAGAGAAGTAAGTGAAGCAATGGTGTTATGTGGCCAAGGATCTGAAGGTGATGTACAACTGTGCAGACCTGCTAATGATTCAGAAACTCTATTGGGTCGCAACATCTTGTTAGAAGGTCCGGGGGAATCGGAACTTCCTCCGACCAGAAAGATCAAGCCAAAGGAATGGGAATCCATTAGCTCGAGACTGTACGTTGGTGATCAAAATGTCGTTGTATATAGACAAGAAGATGGTGTGGAAAAAAGGCTACTCGTTGATGGTGTGCCCATAGTTGTTGATGATCTTCCTAGAGGAAGCGCCGTTCGATAG